GTTTAAATTCGAACCTGGGATTCTTTAGATAGTGGAACTTGATTACGTGACTAAGAGGCTGTGCTTTAACATGGGCTTTCAACCGTTATATAAACCTTTCACATCTTTGCTAATTGTAAATTGTAATGTGCCTAATTATAATTGATAAACATTTCTCAGACCCATTAGCTTATGAACCAGTCATGTTGTGCAAGTGATACTGATAGACTTTTTTCACTATGGTTATTCTACAAATTCAcccaaaacataaaacaaatgatgaaaaaaatcttattttttatttgaatccGAGAAACGCAAACAGAGAAACAACATTGGTAAAGTAATTAGGAAATTCTCAGAGATATTTTAACCGAAACAAAAGTCTCGTCTCTGCTCGGGCTTGTAATTTCGGTAAACATTTCCAGTTTAGATATGACCGGCCCAGTTTTGGGAGCTCTCGACTCTAGGCATCCCGGTACCCTCTCTCTTAACCTCAGAATCAACCTGAAAGGTGGCACCACACACCTCTCCTGAGCTATCCACCCTCGGCACTGGCTTCAGCTGGTTCTTCGGGTGCTCGAAGCTCCTCAATCCTCCCGATGATGTAAAGAAGCAACCTTCAAAACCCCAAACCATGCAACAAGTTAGAACCTTTTTAGCGAATTACATCACCACAATCACACAACAACCCAAGCAAGGTCTTAATTAGGCAAAAAACATTTGGAGCGAAGTTAATTCACCTTTAGGGAAAGGACTGTAAGATTTGGAGCAACCTTTCTTCACAATGGCTGTGTCATCAGAGAGAACAAGATGACCTTCAGCATCAGTTCCCCAGAAGAAGGGCACAGTACCATCAGCATCCTGCACATGGACAAACAATCAAATCCATTCTCAAAAGAAGTCAAAAAACACCCAGATCAAGAAGAGAGTTGTTACAGCAGCAGCAAAGACAGTCTTGTTGGTGCCATCAAAGAGGATGAAGGCAAAGTTGCCATGGAAATCTCTGACAACTTTGTCGACGGGGTAAGGGCCACGGTCACGTAGAGTCCTGTAAGCCTCAATGACCATGATGGCCTCGTTTGTGACTTTGCTCAGCCCATACTGCTGCCTCAGAAACGGGAGGTTCTCAATGTGTCCTCGGAAGATGCAGAAGATGTCATCCACAACCGCAAACAATCTGTCGAATCAGATaagaaatccaaaaaaaattcgCATCACCAAATATACATCTCTTCAAGAAAGAAAGAGTTCTAGGCTCTATCGATAGAACAATAACatatcgtcatcatcatcaccaagaACATCACAAGCAAATCCAAATACGTATCCAGAGGCCCAATAACTTAAATCTGGTGTTTAAATCTCGACGAAAAGAGAGTCTATAGAAACTTTAATTACATATTCAAACGATAGCTCACTAACATTTCGTCATCATTATCAACATCACAAGCAAGTCAAAATACGTTTATAGAAATCTCTAATCCTACAAAGATTCGTCATCATCACAAACAAAACGATGAGTCCTAGATCGGATGGGGATACAAAGTCAAATCTAAGTAAAACAGCAAACGATTGTTCAATCTCGCAAATCTGATCGATCCGATTGCAGAATACACCAAAATCGAAAACAAAATCATGAGCACTTGGTCAACATCAAAACGATTCCACTAGATCAAATCACGTAACGAAAGAGAGAAATGAAGACTTGGATTTGACCTGTGAACAAGAGGATCGGTGTTATCGAGAGAGTAAGCGAGCACTCCCGACGATCCGAGGTTAAGCGTGACGGAGTTTGAGTTTTTGGAAACGAATTGACTCGCCAGATATCCTTCTTTCAAGGCGTACGAAGGCGAATCGGAGTGAGGACTCTGCAGTGCATCGGGGctgttcgctacggtcttctcGAACACAGCCAACATTTTTTCTTTGATTCTGATTTGAATTGAGTCAGAAAATCAATGGAGAAAAAGTTACGgatgaagaaagagagaaagaccGGGAAGCCTATAAAGGAATCTTGTACCATATGTCTATTCTCGATTTTGCCCTTCTCTTCTACACACGTGTCGTTATACTATAGGTTGCGATTCTTGATATTTCCCCCTTTCTGCGTAATTGGTAAATTAATGATTTgggatttgatttattttgaaaaaggaAACCTAAATTTATCTGATTTAGTAAAAATAGTATTAATTGTGTGATAAATAACGCAATTTTACTCATAATTTTGGAATGTAAATAACTTcttttagataaaatttatataattagacGTTATAAACAGCTGACGTGTTATATATATTGGCTTAATTAGATTTAGATACATATAAATGGTCGATGCCGAATATTTCCGGTGATGTTTATATTAAATAGACCAACAATCAGATTATTCAGACTACATTTTCTTACCATTTTCTGAAACTTTTTATACGTTGATTGAGATAATTATTTGTGTAATTAGAGAAACTTTCCTTAGATGGCGGAATCATTTAATCAGAATTCGCTTATAAACATATACTTTTATTTTGTGGAGAATCCCATGGTACGAATACGAAAGAGgataagatttaaaaaattaaagtcagGAAAATGACGTGGCGAGTACGTGCACTCGATATtcttagttataaataaataaatcgaGGCTACGCACATGGGAGGACACAATCCTTTAGAAAGTCAATCCAACGGTAGATTTATCACGCGTTTTGATCGAAACGTATAACCGACTTTAGTTTAAATATAGACTCATTTAGGTGAATATACAAAAAACAGTAGGTGATTGCAAATATATGCACAATTTGAAAGTATTTACACGTATGGTTATTTGTCAGGCATGATCCCGACAATATTACCCTAAAGACCAAATGACAAAGCTATGTTATAGACAATTTCTGGATATAGTAAATATCTAGAAAAATATCTTGTCAAAAATACTGTCAAGACTAAAATGACATATAATGAATAACAtggtacattttttttaatttcgagACATAAATAAAGAATATATGGATATTTGATGTTATatccatttttaaaattaaaaccgGTTAACTAAATTATTTGGACTAAACTATAACCGGTTCCAACCGAGAACATTGGTTACTCCACTGATACGGATACCGAATATTATAgcatctaaaatttaaaaagaatctAGTGATGTCTTGCTATCGTCTACCTAAGGCAATCGCCAAAAAACTGACGACCGCGGtcgcacaattctggtggagtctAGGGGGAAAGACAAGAGACATGgactggaaatcatgggataaagtaTGTCTCGATAAGGAGGATGGAGGACTAGGTTTTAAAGATATTACTGATTTCAACACAGCGATGTTTGCTAAACAGTTGTGGCGTCTAATTGAGaagccaaatactttattttcccAAGTGTTCAAAggacggtatta
This genomic stretch from Brassica napus cultivar Da-Ae chromosome C9, Da-Ae, whole genome shotgun sequence harbors:
- the LOC106366640 gene encoding stem-specific protein TSJT1; amino-acid sequence: MLAVFEKTVANSPDALQSPHSDSPSYALKEGYLASQFVSKNSNSVTLNLGSSGVLAYSLDNTDPLVHRLFAVVDDIFCIFRGHIENLPFLRQQYGLSKVTNEAIMVIEAYRTLRDRGPYPVDKVVRDFHGNFAFILFDGTNKTVFAAADADGTVPFFWGTDAEGHLVLSDDTAIVKKGCSKSYSPFPKGCFFTSSGGLRSFEHPKNQLKPVPRVDSSGEVCGATFQVDSEVKREGTGMPRVESSQNWAGHI